One region of Natronolimnobius baerhuensis genomic DNA includes:
- a CDS encoding transcription initiation factor IIB gives MTNAQSNTRVRRTERESTDEETETESNDLACPECAGNLVVDDEHGETVCEDCGLVVEEDSVDRGPEWRAFDAAEKNEKSRVGAPTTNTMHDKGLSTNIDWRNKDAYGNSLGSRQREKMQRLRKWNERFRTRDSKERNLKQALGEIDRMASALGLPNNVRETASVIYRRALDEDLLPGRSIEGVSTSCVYAAARQAGVPRSLDEIADVSRVEKNEIARTYRYVVRELGLEVQPADPESYVPRFASGLDLSDEAEHRARSLLQNAKEKGVHSGKSPVGLAAAAVYAAALLTNEKTTQAAVSDVADISEVTIRNRYHELLEAEETLGVA, from the coding sequence ATGACCAACGCACAATCGAACACAAGAGTCCGGCGTACCGAACGAGAATCGACTGACGAAGAGACAGAAACTGAATCGAACGATCTTGCCTGCCCGGAATGTGCGGGTAACCTCGTCGTTGACGACGAACACGGCGAAACCGTCTGTGAAGACTGTGGCCTCGTCGTCGAAGAGGATTCCGTCGACCGCGGCCCCGAATGGCGCGCATTCGACGCCGCCGAGAAGAACGAAAAGTCCCGTGTCGGTGCACCGACGACGAACACGATGCACGACAAGGGTCTCTCGACGAACATCGACTGGCGCAACAAAGACGCCTACGGCAACTCGCTTGGCTCGCGCCAGCGTGAGAAGATGCAGCGCCTGCGCAAGTGGAACGAGCGCTTCCGTACCCGCGACTCCAAAGAGCGCAACCTGAAACAGGCACTCGGCGAAATCGACCGCATGGCGAGCGCACTCGGACTCCCGAACAACGTCCGCGAAACCGCTTCTGTCATCTACCGCCGCGCACTCGACGAGGACCTCCTGCCCGGCCGCTCCATCGAAGGTGTCTCGACCTCGTGTGTCTACGCCGCCGCGCGTCAGGCTGGCGTCCCTCGGAGTCTCGACGAAATCGCCGACGTCTCCCGTGTCGAGAAAAACGAGATTGCTCGCACCTACCGCTATGTCGTCCGCGAACTCGGCCTCGAGGTCCAGCCCGCTGACCCAGAGAGCTACGTCCCACGCTTCGCGTCGGGTCTCGACCTCTCGGATGAAGCAGAACACCGCGCTCGCAGCCTGCTCCAGAACGCCAAAGAAAAGGGCGTCCACTCGGGCAAGTCGCCGGTTGGTCTCGCGGCTGCTGCCGTCTACGCCGCAGCCCTGCTGACCAACGAAAAGACCACGCAGGCTGCCGTCTCCGACGTTGCGGATATCTCCGAAGTCACCATCCGCAACCGGTATCACGAACTGCTCGAGGCCGAGGAAACGCTCGGTGTGGCCTGA
- a CDS encoding DUF84 family protein: MHVAVGSTNPVKLEAVEETLERFDPTVTAVAVDSGIPEQPWSVAETITGAENRARRALTADPADYGVGLEGGVARFEETPGLYLIMWAAVTDGERLERGGGPSIRLPDHIANRLEDGQELGPVMDDVCNTNAIAETTGAAGVLSADLLDRAGALGDALACAFGPFQVDHYAYQLE, translated from the coding sequence ATGCACGTCGCCGTCGGCAGCACGAACCCAGTGAAACTCGAGGCCGTCGAAGAAACCCTCGAGCGATTCGACCCGACTGTGACCGCGGTCGCAGTCGACTCCGGCATTCCGGAACAGCCCTGGTCGGTTGCAGAGACGATCACCGGAGCCGAAAACCGCGCTCGGCGGGCACTCACAGCGGACCCAGCAGACTACGGCGTTGGTCTCGAGGGTGGCGTCGCGCGCTTCGAGGAGACTCCAGGGCTATACCTGATCATGTGGGCCGCCGTCACCGATGGCGAGCGACTCGAGCGTGGTGGCGGGCCGTCGATTCGGCTGCCCGACCACATTGCCAACCGACTCGAGGATGGGCAGGAACTCGGACCAGTGATGGACGATGTCTGTAACACGAACGCCATTGCAGAGACCACCGGCGCAGCGGGTGTTCTCTCTGCTGACTTGCTCGACCGGGCCGGCGCACTTGGTGATGCACTCGCGTGCGCGTTTGGCCCCTTTCAGGTTGACCACTACGCCTACCAACTCGAGTAG